The DNA segment GTAGGTATCAGTCTCGACTTATTGGGAGTAACTAGCTTGAGTGGTTTAAAACTCACAGCACATAGTGGCCATCATGGCCCTGACTTCAAATTCATTGCCAGAAAAACAACACCAGAACCAACAACTGTTCTGGGTTTAGGCGCAGTAGCAACCCTTGCTTTCTTACGCCGTCGCCAATTCAAGCTTAATTCTGTTAAATAATCATGATGAGCTACCTATAGCAAGACGGATGAAACAGTGAGCGAAGAAATTAGTTATCAGCTCACTGTTTTTTTATATGCCCCTGAACCCATACAATTGAGATATATTTTTAAACATTCTTCCTTCATCTCATTACTGTAAGTTCTTGAAGGTTAGCAGTTATCAATAAACTTGCGACCACAACTAACACATATGTAATTCTATTTACCACTTTTTCTCCCGTTATTACGGATATGGATTGAATCACAACTGGGACAATTCATATTCAAGTACCTACTAATTGATACTCCATTATGCAACGCCGAAAAATAGCTGTACTGAGCGGTTAATTTTAGTTTCAGACCATCAAACAGCAAAAACGCTGGTTTGAACTGTAAAATATTAATCATTACTCATACAGTCGCCATTATTCATGTACTTTGCCATAATTAATAACTAAATTGCTAATGAGGCATAGCAGCTGAATAATGACAGATAACCAAGTCCAAATTCACCTACTTGTTGGTATCAGGGGGTTGACTTTATTGGTTTTCTACACCGAAACTGATTGCTGGCAGTTCCGGTTTCTCAGTTTGGGTGGTGCTGTATTTGGAGAACGCAAAATATATTTCACAGCCCAAGCAGCTGAACAAGCCGGACGTGAATGGATTAATAAAGATTTTGAGGATTGAGTCAGCAGTATGTAAACCTAAGAAATAGTTAGTTCCCCTGGCTTTTGCAAGCGACGTTTACGTGCATAAAATTGAATAATTACTGCAAATAGTAGAGAATTTAGAGTGGACAGAAGTCAAACTGACGGCTCCTGAATGATTTGAGATGGAAAGTGCTTGGTTAGTGGTAGCCAAAAATCATCGGGTGAATCGGGATTGGAAAGCTTTAATACAGCGTCATCCAGAAAACACTCTTCGCAAACCTTTATGCTGAGTTATCCAGAAATACCAGCATCTATAAAGCAATTATCTTTATCCATTGTGATAAGAATACAGTGTCCAAAAAATAGATTTCCATCGTTATAGTAGAACGCCACTTCACCATCTGGAGAAAAGACTAATCCTTCAAGCATCATTCGGTTTTTGAAATCTTCAGGTGTTAAAAATATCTCGTCTTCATCGAGCCATGTTTCATTCTTAAGTTCTAACAATTTTTTTACAGCATATTCTTCTGCATTTTTAGCATAATGCTTCAGATGTCTTACAAAACTACTAGCTCTAGTCAATATTGATTCGAGTTTATTGTTATCTTCTATTGAAATGCTAATTGAAAGTTGTGTTTCATAAAAAACGACTTGACCTTCATAACAATCAAATTTGGTGTCATACCTTAGCTCTCCTAAAATTTCGTGCTTGATATTGGATAAATTCATGTGTTGAGCAATGATGAAATAAATATACGAAATTAATTGAGAAAGATTGTCTAATTATTAATTAATTTGGCATTTACTACTAATTTGAGTTTAAGTTACAACCAGTTATAGCTGAATTTTGTTGTGATTAAAGCTTAAAATATATTGATTCTTTTATCAACCAATCAATCTTATGGGTACACAACCAGAAAACATGAGGTTATGCTCTTAATGCTTGTTACAGCAGATAGTAGAAAATGACATCTGTAGCTCAACGTCAGATGAGAAGCGCACAAAATTTCTTACTTTATTCACCAAAAGCAAGCCATAGGAATGATTTTAAGAGCCAATGCGGTGCATTTCTATTGCTCGGCCGCACTAATGATACTGGTGTTTGTTCTGGAACTGACAAAGCAAAACCTGTATCAACCAGTATGTTTAGCTATGATTCGCATACATAAACGGAAGGTAATATGGCAAATCCTCTTTCTTCATTGTTGAGAAAGATAATGAAGCATAGTCCACTGCAATCATCAGCAAATAGGGTGATCTTGACGCTCGTGCTTATTTTTGCTTTTATCATCGTTTTATTTGTGTACGGTGGTTACCGAGATAACGCTCTCATCACAGCTTGTAAAGAACAAGGTGGTACTCTCGTTTACCGTACACAAGTTCAAGAATTTTTAGACGACGGACGAGGTAGTGGGGGTATTAGCCAAGAATTTCAGGTTTTTGATTATTGTAAATTTGATTCTAAATAATCTACCCGATACTCACACCTGTTTAGGAGAAACAGCCATTGTCGAGCAAGGAGATTGCACAGTTGGGGCGGCTGAAAGCCTTATAAATGAAGATTTTGAGGTAAGTAATTTGATTTTTTTTGAATTAGCTTTCTTACTTACAGATGGGGTATAGGAAATTTTTCCCTACCCCATCCCCAAATTTAAGCGTTACCGTGACTGACTAACTTTTCCCCTTTCAACATCCGCACTGCGGCTTCTAGTAAAGCCTCTTCTAGGTAAGGTTTGGTGAAGTATCCACTAGCACCGAGTTGAATTGCCATTTGTCTGTGTTTATCTGCACCTCTTGAGGTGAGCATAGCAATGGGTAAATGGTTAAGGGTGGAGTCTTTTTGAATACGTGAGAGCAACTCTAGACCGTCGCAACGAGGCATTTCAATATCGCAGAAGACGATATCACAAGGTAGACCAGAACGCAGCTTGTCCCAGGCTTCCTGACCATCACGAGCTTGTTCAACGCGATAACCCGCTTTATTAAAGGTGAGGGATAGCAATTCTCGGACGGTGATGGAGTCATCAACAATCAGCACAGTCGGATCAATCTTCACAGCCGGAACTTCGATCGCAATTGGTGGTGTCTGTTGCCAAGGTGCGCCACCAGCGTGTTTAGACATTCTTCCTTGGAAGATATCGATAATTTCCAGTACATCAGCAATGGGCATAATGCGACCATCACCCAAAACTGTAGCCCCTGCTACACCTATTGGCTTAGGTGCTGGGCCTTCAAATTGTTTAATAACAATTTCTTGCTCACTCAATACTTGGTCAATCTGGAGAGCGATTAAAGTATTACCCGATCGCACGACGACGACAGAAATCATATCATCATCCCTGGTTCCTCCGTAGACGTTACCGCGACCGAGTTGGCGATTGAAAGTTAACAGGTCTTTCAACGGTCGGAAGGGTAAGACTGTATCCCGCCAAGAAATGAATGATTGTCCATCAGGATTATGTTGGACGTTTTTGCTTGGTATATCTAAGGTATCTTCCACACCATCCATCGAGAAGGCGATCCGTGCTTTATCGGATACACAGCACAGAGCCTTACAAATACTCAAGGTTAATGGTAGACGAATTGTGAAGGTGGTTCCTTTGCCAACAGTAGAATCTGTATTTACCGCCCCGCGAATTTCGCTAATTTCGGAACGCACCACATCCATTCCCACACCACGACCAGCAATTTCATCAGCTTCATCTTTGGTACTAAAACCAGACTGGAACAGTAGGTCATAAATTTCCAGGCGGGAAATAGTTCTAGCCTGTTCTAGTGTCATGATTCCCAACTTCACTGCTTTGGCCTTGATCCGTTCTGGATCAATTCCTGCGCCGTCATCCCCTACAGAAATTACAGTTTGGTTTCCTTGGTGAAAGGCGCGGATGGTAATAGTTCCCACGGGTGGTTTACCTGCGGCTTCCCTGATTTCCGGGGTTTCTATACCATGAGCGATCGCATTGTTGAGCATATGGGTCAGTGGGTCATTGAGATGATCCAAAATCATCTTGTCAATGAGGGTATCGCCACCTTCAATCAATAATTCCACCTGTTTACCAAACTTGATCGCATTGTCGCGCACTCCTCGCCGCAAACGGTCAATTGTCTGAGAAAATGGCACCATCCGGGCGCGTGTCAGCCCTTCTTGCAGTTGAGTTGTAACTTGGCGGAATTGTCTGGCTACTCGTTCGGTTTCTTCGGTGACGAAATCAATGTCACTCGCTGACTCCCTCACCCTGACAATCAATTCAATCATTTCCTGAGACAGTGTGTGGAAGGGAGTAAAGCGATCCATTTCTAATTCACTAAAACCGCGATCGCTATTTGCATCCGGTACTTCGTAGACAGGCTCTCTAGTTTTGCGACTAGCTAATAAAGATGCTTCTAAAAGCGATCGCTCATACAACTCCTGCATCCTTGCACCTACGTCTGAGAGCTGTTGCACCTGGACTAGCAAGTTATCTAATGATTGTCTCAGTCGTTCATGATCCTGCTCTAAGGTGTTGCGATTGACTACTAATTCACCGACCAAATTGCTCATTTCATCCAACTGCTTGACCGGCACTTTCATCGTTTCTTCAAATCTCGCCGTCCGTCGATTAGAAGTACGCGGAGTTTTGCCTACTGTTGGTTTGACTGGTGATGAGTGGGAGATAGTTTGGTCTGCTTCTGCTAACAGTTTCTCCAGATCACTAAATTCATCTCCTAATGGCGCTGGTGTTACAGAAACAGGAGGAGGTGTTTTGATGATTTTAGCTACAGCAGGTGGTTCATCCAGTACTGTTTCCGGACTGTCTTCACCCAGAAGTGCTTCTAAAGCTGCAAAATCATCTCCTGCTATGGAGTCGTTATCAGCACTGGATGTAGCTTCTTCTATTTCTAACAATGCTTCTAAATCAGCAAAATCATCTTGAATATAAGTATCTGACTTGACTGATTCTGGGATATCTACTTCAGTAGAAGCCACATTTTCCACTTCAAACTCGGCTACGTCCTTCGTGGCTGGAGTTATATCTACTAAAAGCCCTGATGAATCTGCAATGTCTTCTGGATTTTCATCATTGGTCAGAGCTAGCTCCAATTCGCTAGATTCTGAAGTAGATAAAGTAATATCCTCAACCGGAATATCTGTGAAGTTGTGAGTTTCCGCGATTAACTCATCTAAGGTTAATTCCGATAAATCATCATCTAACTCCAGTTCACTAGTTTCTGCAACTGTTTCTAAACGAGAGGAATCATCAGTCTCATCAAAAGTGATATCTGTCAAATCACTAGTTGCGGCTGATAAATCATCACCTAACTCCAGTTCACTAGTTTCTGCAACTATTTCTAAACGAGAGGAATCATCAGTCTCATCAAAAGTGATATCTGTCAAATCACTAGTTGCGGCTGATAAATCATCACCTAACTCCAGTTCACTAGTTTCTGCAACTGTTTCTAAACGAGAGGAATCATCAGGCTCATCAAAAGTGATATCTGTCAAATCACTAGTTAAGGCTGATAAATCATCATCTAAATCCAGTTCACTAGTTTCTGCAACTGTTTCTAAACGAGAGGAATCATCAGTCTCATCAAAAGTGATATCTGTCAAATCACTAGTTAAGACTGATAAATCATCATCTAAATCCAGTTCACTAGTTTCTGCAACTGTTTCTAAACGAGAGGAATCATCAGGCTCATCAAAAGTGATATCTGTCAAATCACTAGTTAAGGCTGATAAATCATCATCTAAATCCAGTTCACTAGTTTCTGCAACTGTTTCTAAACGAGAGGAATCATCAGGCTCATCAAAAGTGATATCTGTCAAATCACTAGTTAAGGCTGATAAATCATCACCTAACTCCAGTTCATTAGTTTCTGCAACTGTTTCTAAACGAGAGGAATCATCAGTCTCATCAAAAGTGATATCTGTCAAATCACTAGTTGCGGCTGATAAATCATCACCTAACTCCAGTTCACTAGTTTCTGCAACTGTTTCTAAACGAGAGGAATCATCAGTCTCATCAAAAGTGATATCTGTCAAATCACTAGTTAAGGCTGATAAATCATCATCTAAATCCAGTTCATTAGTTTCTGCAACTGCTGGTGCTGAAAAATCAATACCTGTTTCTAAACCAGAGGAATCGTTTGTTTTTTCAACTGATTGCTGTACATCTAAAACGCTTGCAGTTGTGAATAAATCATTATTATCTGAAGTTTCTCTACTTTCTATAACCAGAGAATGGTTATTCTCATTTATTTCACTAAATAAATCAACTTCCGATTCGTCAACAGGAGATAATTCTTGAATTTGGGTGGTAAATTCGGGGATAAAATCTAAAACTTCTGGTTGTTGTGAAAAATCATGAATTTCTGGTGAGGAAACTTCACTACTTTCTCTTAAGAATTGGATGTCATCACTAATAATATTAATCCCATGAGTATCATGCGTATTTGCGGTTAATTCCTCAAATAAATCATCACCTGTATCTGATGCAAATAGCAAATCTAACTGCTGCTCGTCCTGCAAGAAAGTGATATTTAAATCATCTGGATCTAAACTTTCATTCAATGGTGATGTAAATTGTCGGTTTTCAACAAAAATATCTCCAGAAGCCGCAGCCTCAAACAAACTCTCTTCTAAAGCCTGAGCTATATCTTCCTCTATTGCAGACTCTAATATTTGCTCCGGTTCTACTTCAGTTTCCGAGTTCCATAAATCCGCTAAGTTATCTACTGTTGGTGCAAATTCTAATGTTGTTGCTGGTGGTAAATCAAATAAATCACTAATTTCTGATTTATCGGTTGATAATTCCGTATTTTCTTCTAAATCATTAAATAAGTTATTTAATGATAAATCTTCTGACAATGTTATTAGCTGCGGCTCGGAATTAGTAGGTAGCTTAGTGTCTTCTAAACCCACCACATTTATATCTGTATCTAAAAACAAATCATCAAAATTACTTGAAACTTTTGTCTGCTCTAATTCATTGCCAGCCTGTATTTTATCATTGATCTTCAATGCCAATAAATCGTCTATGACATCATTGGAATCTGGTAACTGGTTAGTATTATCTCTAGCTTCTTGTATTATTTCACCGGCAGTAACTGGGGCTTTAAATAAATCAAGTGATTCTAAATTATTTTTTTCTAAGAAGTTTTCCCCAAACAATAAGCTTAAGTCTTCTGTATTATTTATAGTGTTCTCAGTCTCTTCTTTATCTTCTTCCAGTGATAGAAAATCGGCGATATCACTATCAACTTCTTCACCTGTACTTTCGCTGGCATCCACACCTAAATTACTAGTATTGTTAATATCAATAATTTCTTCTTGTTGCCATGTTTCATCGAATTCTGGTGTCTCACCCTCAAACAAGTCAGCAAGAGTATTTAACTCAGCTAATCCTACTTCTGGCCCGTGGGTGTGAGTTTTGTTAGTAGTATAGGTTGTTTGGTCGTGATGATCAAATGGAATATCCTTGTGTGCAATATTTTCTGCTATTACACTTTGCGGCGCAAGTTGCTCAGAGATTTCGGTGAGACTAGTTACACTGTCTTTTGGTGACTCAATTAAAGGCGCCCTAATTTCCTTATTAGTAATTGTAGGTTCAGGTGTGGGGGTTATTGGTGTTATGAATGATTGACTAATAGCAGTGGGAACATCACCAAGTAAATTTTGTGCTACTTCTAACAAGGGCATTTCTGGAAAACCCCAGAGTGCTTCTAGTCGGTGACTAATTGTGATCTCAGATTCCCTACTTCGCAGAACTAATTCTTGAGCCTGTTTAATTTCTGTAATGACAATTTTAGCTAAAGTCAGATAAGTATTTTCTTGATTAGCGATCGCATTAGCTGCGGCTTTGCATAAATTACACCAGTTAGGCAAATTCCACGTTTTTCCCAGTTTGACTAGCTGATTGCAGCAGTCCTGTAACTTCTGCCGAGATGCTGATGTTGCTGGTTGCTTAAATATTTGCAACATCTCCCTGAGTGTTTGTAAAACCTGGGATTGAAACTCACTCCACTGATCGCTATCTGTAGCAACAACGGGAGAATAGGTTGGTAAAACTGGAGAGGTTTTGGGGGTTACTTCTGCTGGAGTTGCAACATCTTGGCCAAAGAATATTCCTGTGAATGTAACCACACTATCTGCTGTGTTTGGCTTACTTACTGTATGGTCACCAATTTCAGCAGTGCCACCTTTTTGTACCAGTTGTTCCAAATGCTCATGTAGCCATTGAAAAACTGGCTCAGTTTCCGACATCAAAGTATTAGCAACTTCTTCTGATAAACCAAACGGCCCACTTAGCTGTTCTAATAGCGCTTTCAGGGTATCAGACACACCAAGAAATAACGACTCTAGTTTTTGGTCAACCTGAATTGGATTGTCTTTAAGAATTTTGAAACAATCTTCTAAACGATGGGAAGTGTGCTGAATGCTAGTTAAACCAAGCATTGCTGCTCCCCCTTTAATGGAGTGAGCCGCCCGGAAAACTTCGTTGATCATTTCCGGGTCGTTTAAGGTACTTTCAAGATTGAGCAACCCCTGTTCGATTGTATTCAGGTGGTCTCTCGCCTCTTCGATAAAGTAACCCAAAATCCTCTGTTGTTGTTCCGGCAGCATAGTTTTTTAGTCAATAGTCAATAGTCAATAGTCAACAGTCAACAGTCAACAGTCATTAGTCATTAGTCAATTAAGTAAACTTTGGACTTTGGACTTTGGACTAATGACTAATTACCTTGTTTCCATTGTTTCTACACGGAAACGTTCCACGGAAGAAATCAAATCGCGGGACACACCCACTAGGTTTTGCAGTGCGCCGGAAACTCTTTGTGCTTCTTGAGAAGTTTCTTGAGCTGTTAATTCCACCGATTGCATTACCTGAGCTACAGCACGGGATGTTTCCGTTTGTTCCACAGTATCGCTGGTGATTGAGCGCACCAAAATATCGATGCGATTCGCTACTTGAATAATATTTTCGAGCGATCGCTTGGCTTCTTCTGCCAATTTTGTGCCTTTAATTACCTGTTGTGTGCCTTCTTCCATCGCAGTCATAACTGAGCCTGTTTCGCTCTGGATTTGCATCACAATTTGCTCAATTTCTTTGAGGGATTTGGCTGATTTATCCGCTAATTGGCGAACTTCATCGGCTACGATCGCAAATCCGCGCCCGGCTTCTCCCGCCCGCGCCGCCTCAATACTGGCATTGAGTGCTAGTAAGTTAGTTCTGGAAGCAATTTGCGAAATCAAGGCGACAATCTTAGAAATTTCTTGGGAAGATTCTGCCAAGCGTTTTACCTTCCGGGTAGTTTCCGCGACAGTTTCCCGAATTTCCAAAATCCCCGCCACCGTATTTTCTACTGCTTCTCCACCCTTGAGAGCGATCGTACTAGCATCACGCGCCACTTTCTCGGCTTCTCGCGCTGCTTCCGCTACCCGTTGAATCGAGTCAGTCATCACCTGTACAGAATTTAAGGTGACTCCCAACTCTTCGGCTTGGCGCAAAGCATCACTTGATAAGGCTCTAGCAAAGGTTTCCGAATTGGTTGCACCTTTGGTTACTTCCTTAGCCGCGACTTTTACCTGCTGCACAATGTCCCGCAAGTTTTGAATTGTCAGGTTAAAGGCATCAGCGACGGCTCCAAGTACGTCGGCTGTCACTTCCGCTTGCACTGTCAAATCACCTCTAGCCGCCCCTTCCACATCATCCAGCAAGCGAATTACTTGACGTTGGAGGTTTTCTTTCGCTTCCTCTTGTTCATCGGCTTTGCGTTGGGCTTCATTGGTAGTGGTAAAAATTACCCGTGCCATTTCGTTGAAGCCGGCTGATAACTGTCCTAGTTCATCGTTGGAATATACTGTGGCTTGAACATTTAAGCTGCCTTGACGGACAGCATCAAATTGCGCTTGCAAATCCTTAGTGGTGCGGCGGACTTGTTTGATAGTGACACTCCCCATAAAGGCGGCTGCGGCAAAACCTGTCATCCCGGCTGCCAAAGACATCGCCCAACTTGTGTACCGCAATGATTCCCGTTGTTGGGGAGGAGCAATGTTAGTAGCGGTAAAGCTAACTGTTGCCACAACTAAGGCGGAGAACACACCCACAACCCCACCAACCAACCAAGGTTTTGTGTCTAGGGAAGCGTTTTCTAATGGTGCTAACCAACCTTGCTCGACATTGACATTAGCTTCTACCTTGGGGACATCTGCTTGGCTAAAGATTGGTACAGCTTCTTGGGAACCGGTGATGCTAAATAGCTCCTCATCGCGTTCTGTAGCATTATTTGCAGTTTCTGCAACTTTACCTCTTGGGATACTATTAATTTCCGTAGAACTGGAAAGCATCACATCACTAAAGCTGGAATCTGCTTCTGCCAGATCAAACCCAGGAATATTACCTAAATCATCAAATTCATCAAAATCGTCTAAAAATTCGATATTACTTTTAGAGTTTTCTTTATTGAAGATAATGCTTGTATCTTCGTCATTTGTTATACTTTCTGTTCCGAAAGCCGATTCAAATGCTTCAAAATCAAAACTCTCATCAGCATCAAAGTTATTCATCTCCTCTTTGAGCATATCTGGAGATGGTGATTTCATAGTAAAACCACTATTAACAGATGCTGGTGACTCTAATATCTCTTCTTGAGAAGCTATTTCCTGTAACCAATTATTTGATTCAGGATGAGCAATATCACCTAGACTATCATTAGGCAAATTCTCTAGGGGCATGAAGCCATTCATGACTTCTTCTTTACCCGGTGAGAAATTTTCCGGTTCTGGCTTGCTTTTATCTATCTCTAATTCGTCTGTGGTATCTTCTTGATTGTTTTCTATTAAGAATTCAGCTACAGAAGCTTGCCCAATAAAACTGTTTGTTGTGTCGAATTCGGCAAAAGGTGAATCAATATTGCTTTGGTGATAGCCGGCGACCGAATTTAGGTCATCGGTTGGCGGTTCTGTGCCACTATCCAATAAATTATCGGTCTGTGGTTCTTCTAGGCTCTCTTCCTGCCAGAACATCGGTAACTCTAATTCCGCTTGTTCTTGATTTGAGTCTGTCTTTTGCTCTTCTTCTCGCTCAAGGTTCAACGCAAAAGGATCATCACTAAAATCTGGTATAGACTCTATAGATTCTGGGTTTTCATTAAAAGAAATACTATCTGTAGGTGTTTCAAAAGGATTATCTAAAGATAAATCTTCTGTGTTTACTACTGATTCTTGTGTTTCTAAAGCATTTAAATCGAAGTTGTTGCTGTCAAAATCTCCAATTGAACCCAAATCTTCTAATTCTAATTCCTCTGATTCTTTAAAGGCAAATACACCCAGATCTATGGATTCATTGCTGTTAAGATTAGCAGACTGTTCAGCAATTGATTGTTGATAATGGCTAATATTTTCCAGACCACTTTGAGCAAATCCAATAAGTTCAAAGTCATCAGTTAACTGTATGACCTGTTCATATTCTGCTGTTGCCACATCGTACTGCTGCAAAACATAGTAAATGTGACCCCGCAACAAATGAAAATTAGGGTCATCTGGTACATTCTGCACAACCTGATCAACTAAACTGGCGGCAACTTCATATTTTTGTTCCGCGTAGGCTGTACAAGCCTGCTGATACTTTTCGAGGTATTCTTCTATACTTGCTGCCATTTGCTCCCCTCCCAATTTCATCCTGCCCACCTCGCACTCCGCAAAATTGCCATCTGGTCGAGTAGTCTTAGAGATTGGTTGTTTTTAGGCTCTAATAACCACTCTCCCCGCAAAAATGGAGCCATAGTATCCGGTATGCTTGTAGGTGGCATGAGATTTTGTACATCCAGCCAGTCCATACCGCCGATTTCATCCACAGCTAAACCCACAGTTGTGTCTTGCTCCTGAACTGCAATCACCGGAATTTCTGCTCGGTCTGTGTTTAACGGAGTTGCTTCCCCTAGAAATTGACCCAAATCTGCCACCCAAATTACTCGACCTCGTAAATTTAGAGTACCCAAAAGTAAAGGAGAAGCATTAGGAATCGGGGTAATTCTATCAGGACTTAGTTCCATCACCTCTCGGATACCAGTTGCGGGTAGTGCAAACTCCTGATGCGAGGGAATATAAAACCGTAGATGTAACTCACCTTCAGGACTTTCTACTTGTAATTCTGGGCGGAAATGATCTTGACCACCGCCATTTAAAAAGTCCGGTTTGCTGACCATATTGTTTTCATCCTTATCCTCGCAGTAGTTGTTTGACTGTTCCCACCAATTCGGTTGGTTGAAACGGTTTTGCTATGTAAGCATCCGCACCTTGTTTCATACCCCAGTAGCGGTCAAATTCTTCTCCTTTAGAAGAACACATCACTACCGGGACATTTTGGGTTTTTGGATCTGACTTTAATCGACGGCAAACTTCGTAGCCATTCATTTTGGGCATGACAATATCTAGGACTACGAGATCGGGAGGTTCTTCTTTGATTGCCTCTAATGCTTCTAATCCGTCAGTTGCATGGGTAACTGTTAAGCCACTAGCTTTCAGGAGGTCTGTAATCATCTCCCTCTGTGCAAGACTGTCTTCCACAATCAGAACTGTACTCATAAATGGCTATCTACCTCCTGATGTAGACGTTCCTGTTTGGAACATTCCCTGATCTCCCCACAATAATTACTGTATAAATTAATTCTATTGTTTGGTTAATTGTCTTGATAATACTTTGT comes from the Nostoc sp. PCC 7120 = FACHB-418 genome and includes:
- a CDS encoding DUF2262 domain-containing protein, whose protein sequence is MNLSNIKHEILGELRYDTKFDCYEGQVVFYETQLSISISIEDNNKLESILTRASSFVRHLKHYAKNAEEYAVKKLLELKNETWLDEDEIFLTPEDFKNRMMLEGLVFSPDGEVAFYYNDGNLFFGHCILITMDKDNCFIDAGISG
- a CDS encoding response regulator; translated protein: MLPEQQQRILGYFIEEARDHLNTIEQGLLNLESTLNDPEMINEVFRAAHSIKGGAAMLGLTSIQHTSHRLEDCFKILKDNPIQVDQKLESLFLGVSDTLKALLEQLSGPFGLSEEVANTLMSETEPVFQWLHEHLEQLVQKGGTAEIGDHTVSKPNTADSVVTFTGIFFGQDVATPAEVTPKTSPVLPTYSPVVATDSDQWSEFQSQVLQTLREMLQIFKQPATSASRQKLQDCCNQLVKLGKTWNLPNWCNLCKAAANAIANQENTYLTLAKIVITEIKQAQELVLRSRESEITISHRLEALWGFPEMPLLEVAQNLLGDVPTAISQSFITPITPTPEPTITNKEIRAPLIESPKDSVTSLTEISEQLAPQSVIAENIAHKDIPFDHHDQTTYTTNKTHTHGPEVGLAELNTLADLFEGETPEFDETWQQEEIIDINNTSNLGVDASESTGEEVDSDIADFLSLEEDKEETENTINNTEDLSLLFGENFLEKNNLESLDLFKAPVTAGEIIQEARDNTNQLPDSNDVIDDLLALKINDKIQAGNELEQTKVSSNFDDLFLDTDINVVGLEDTKLPTNSEPQLITLSEDLSLNNLFNDLEENTELSTDKSEISDLFDLPPATTLEFAPTVDNLADLWNSETEVEPEQILESAIEEDIAQALEESLFEAAASGDIFVENRQFTSPLNESLDPDDLNITFLQDEQQLDLLFASDTGDDLFEELTANTHDTHGINIISDDIQFLRESSEVSSPEIHDFSQQPEVLDFIPEFTTQIQELSPVDESEVDLFSEINENNHSLVIESRETSDNNDLFTTASVLDVQQSVEKTNDSSGLETGIDFSAPAVAETNELDLDDDLSALTSDLTDITFDETDDSSRLETVAETSELELGDDLSAATSDLTDITFDETDDSSRLETVAETNELELGDDLSALTSDLTDITFDEPDDSSRLETVAETSELDLDDDLSALTSDLTDITFDEPDDSSRLETVAETSELDLDDDLSVLTSDLTDITFDETDDSSRLETVAETSELDLDDDLSALTSDLTDITFDEPDDSSRLETVAETSELELGDDLSAATSDLTDITFDETDDSSRLEIVAETSELELGDDLSAATSDLTDITFDETDDSSRLETVAETSELELDDDLSELTLDELIAETHNFTDIPVEDITLSTSESSELELALTNDENPEDIADSSGLLVDITPATKDVAEFEVENVASTEVDIPESVKSDTYIQDDFADLEALLEIEEATSSADNDSIAGDDFAALEALLGEDSPETVLDEPPAVAKIIKTPPPVSVTPAPLGDEFSDLEKLLAEADQTISHSSPVKPTVGKTPRTSNRRTARFEETMKVPVKQLDEMSNLVGELVVNRNTLEQDHERLRQSLDNLLVQVQQLSDVGARMQELYERSLLEASLLASRKTREPVYEVPDANSDRGFSELEMDRFTPFHTLSQEMIELIVRVRESASDIDFVTEETERVARQFRQVTTQLQEGLTRARMVPFSQTIDRLRRGVRDNAIKFGKQVELLIEGGDTLIDKMILDHLNDPLTHMLNNAIAHGIETPEIREAAGKPPVGTITIRAFHQGNQTVISVGDDGAGIDPERIKAKAVKLGIMTLEQARTISRLEIYDLLFQSGFSTKDEADEIAGRGVGMDVVRSEISEIRGAVNTDSTVGKGTTFTIRLPLTLSICKALCCVSDKARIAFSMDGVEDTLDIPSKNVQHNPDGQSFISWRDTVLPFRPLKDLLTFNRQLGRGNVYGGTRDDDMISVVVVRSGNTLIALQIDQVLSEQEIVIKQFEGPAPKPIGVAGATVLGDGRIMPIADVLEIIDIFQGRMSKHAGGAPWQQTPPIAIEVPAVKIDPTVLIVDDSITVRELLSLTFNKAGYRVEQARDGQEAWDKLRSGLPCDIVFCDIEMPRCDGLELLSRIQKDSTLNHLPIAMLTSRGADKHRQMAIQLGASGYFTKPYLEEALLEAAVRMLKGEKLVSHGNA
- a CDS encoding methyl-accepting chemotaxis protein gives rise to the protein MAASIEEYLEKYQQACTAYAEQKYEVAASLVDQVVQNVPDDPNFHLLRGHIYYVLQQYDVATAEYEQVIQLTDDFELIGFAQSGLENISHYQQSIAEQSANLNSNESIDLGVFAFKESEELELEDLGSIGDFDSNNFDLNALETQESVVNTEDLSLDNPFETPTDSISFNENPESIESIPDFSDDPFALNLEREEEQKTDSNQEQAELELPMFWQEESLEEPQTDNLLDSGTEPPTDDLNSVAGYHQSNIDSPFAEFDTTNSFIGQASVAEFLIENNQEDTTDELEIDKSKPEPENFSPGKEEVMNGFMPLENLPNDSLGDIAHPESNNWLQEIASQEEILESPASVNSGFTMKSPSPDMLKEEMNNFDADESFDFEAFESAFGTESITNDEDTSIIFNKENSKSNIEFLDDFDEFDDLGNIPGFDLAEADSSFSDVMLSSSTEINSIPRGKVAETANNATERDEELFSITGSQEAVPIFSQADVPKVEANVNVEQGWLAPLENASLDTKPWLVGGVVGVFSALVVATVSFTATNIAPPQQRESLRYTSWAMSLAAGMTGFAAAAFMGSVTIKQVRRTTKDLQAQFDAVRQGSLNVQATVYSNDELGQLSAGFNEMARVIFTTTNEAQRKADEQEEAKENLQRQVIRLLDDVEGAARGDLTVQAEVTADVLGAVADAFNLTIQNLRDIVQQVKVAAKEVTKGATNSETFARALSSDALRQAEELGVTLNSVQVMTDSIQRVAEAAREAEKVARDASTIALKGGEAVENTVAGILEIRETVAETTRKVKRLAESSQEISKIVALISQIASRTNLLALNASIEAARAGEAGRGFAIVADEVRQLADKSAKSLKEIEQIVMQIQSETGSVMTAMEEGTQQVIKGTKLAEEAKRSLENIIQVANRIDILVRSITSDTVEQTETSRAVAQVMQSVELTAQETSQEAQRVSGALQNLVGVSRDLISSVERFRVETMETR
- a CDS encoding chemotaxis protein CheW; the protein is MVSKPDFLNGGGQDHFRPELQVESPEGELHLRFYIPSHQEFALPATGIREVMELSPDRITPIPNASPLLLGTLNLRGRVIWVADLGQFLGEATPLNTDRAEIPVIAVQEQDTTVGLAVDEIGGMDWLDVQNLMPPTSIPDTMAPFLRGEWLLEPKNNQSLRLLDQMAILRSARWAG